A region of Methanomicrobium sp. W14 DNA encodes the following proteins:
- a CDS encoding DUF2240 family protein, with amino-acid sequence MTVKTAVSAPFKSMRRDQLKKTEVIYFLTIDKRWMNKEQAGRLIKIALNQGLLEESGPYLKPLFPVSEVEIPLGYKPSSDIFEADENPAEVLVENIAEKLGIGPEDVVAEINGIIKKGFDGNISFEAAAVIAARKYKVSFEDKIPILLKESVKGA; translated from the coding sequence TTGACGGTAAAAACAGCCGTATCTGCTCCTTTTAAAAGCATGAGGAGGGACCAGCTGAAAAAGACCGAAGTCATCTATTTTCTTACTATAGACAAGAGGTGGATGAATAAGGAACAGGCGGGAAGACTTATAAAAATAGCTTTAAATCAGGGCCTTCTTGAGGAGTCAGGACCATATCTGAAGCCGCTGTTCCCGGTTTCCGAAGTTGAGATACCCCTTGGCTACAAACCATCGTCAGATATCTTTGAAGCGGATGAAAATCCGGCTGAGGTCCTTGTGGAAAATATTGCAGAAAAGCTTGGCATAGGACCCGAAGATGTCGTGGCCGAGATTAACGGCATAATCAAAAAAGGATTTGACGGCAACATAAGTTTTGAAGCTGCAGCAGTCATCGCCGCAAGAAAATACAAAGTTTCCTTTGAAGACAAAATTCCTATTCTTTTGAAGGAGTCAGTAAAAGGCGCCTGA